A window of Parasynechococcus marenigrum WH 8102 contains these coding sequences:
- a CDS encoding DUF2079 domain-containing protein, translated as MKPPRQLWGLAVGLGLIGWGCSALRHALLHSNAYDLGLFDQWVWLISQGLPPISSMEHVHVLADHGAWLLYGTGLLYELIPSVQWLLAAQALALSLTAIPIWWLAQQAGVSRHGCWLACGLWWLQPVVFNTLLFDVHPETWVMPAFAWALWAERAQRPRLWLALLLVMLGARDGLVLVLGGMGLDLAWRQRWRWSAAVSGLAAGWLLLLSRWLYPWLRDGEGPKAAARMFSHLSGGPMQILQSLDWSGGLQYLGLLCLPCIWLWRRRSLPTLLIALPLVLVNLLSASASYRTLVHHYSLPLALVAVLAAIDGGLAAGRPRHRLPRSLIWATACWLALAKPWFFTGPYLQRLPHLPSTQEAMAEVHPNAAVLTTSYLVPHLSQRRRIAFPKASFNRELSDQDWTVLLLNPTDPGWGSTRKVQRRLIDQAERDDWHCRDWPSGLTLCRSSEPEHAERLHGLASDPRPPFS; from the coding sequence ATGAAACCACCCCGCCAGCTCTGGGGTCTTGCCGTCGGTCTGGGGCTGATCGGTTGGGGCTGCAGCGCCCTGCGGCATGCCCTACTGCACAGCAACGCCTACGACCTGGGCCTGTTTGACCAGTGGGTCTGGCTGATCAGCCAGGGGCTGCCACCGATCTCCTCGATGGAGCACGTTCACGTGCTGGCGGATCACGGTGCCTGGCTGCTGTACGGCACCGGTTTGCTCTACGAGCTGATCCCATCGGTGCAGTGGCTGCTGGCGGCCCAAGCCCTGGCCCTGAGTCTCACGGCCATCCCGATCTGGTGGCTGGCGCAGCAGGCTGGCGTCTCCAGACACGGCTGCTGGCTGGCATGCGGACTGTGGTGGCTGCAGCCCGTCGTCTTCAACACTCTGCTGTTCGATGTGCACCCGGAAACGTGGGTGATGCCCGCCTTCGCCTGGGCCCTCTGGGCCGAACGGGCCCAACGCCCGCGCCTGTGGTTGGCCCTGCTGCTGGTGATGCTGGGGGCCCGAGATGGGCTGGTGCTGGTGCTCGGCGGCATGGGGCTCGATCTGGCATGGCGCCAGCGCTGGCGGTGGAGTGCCGCCGTCAGCGGGCTGGCGGCGGGCTGGTTGCTGCTGCTGAGTCGGTGGCTCTATCCCTGGCTGCGCGATGGCGAAGGCCCCAAGGCCGCCGCTCGCATGTTCAGTCATCTCAGCGGCGGGCCGATGCAGATCCTGCAGAGCCTCGACTGGAGCGGAGGCCTTCAGTACCTGGGGCTGCTCTGCCTGCCCTGCATCTGGCTCTGGCGACGGCGATCACTGCCAACCCTGCTGATCGCCCTGCCCCTGGTGCTGGTCAATCTGCTGTCGGCCTCCGCCAGCTACCGCACCCTGGTGCATCACTACAGCCTGCCTCTGGCGCTGGTCGCCGTGCTGGCGGCCATTGATGGGGGGTTGGCAGCGGGTCGACCCCGCCATCGACTTCCCAGGAGCCTGATCTGGGCGACAGCCTGCTGGCTGGCCCTGGCCAAACCCTGGTTCTTCACAGGGCCCTACCTGCAGCGGCTGCCGCATCTGCCCTCAACTCAGGAAGCCATGGCCGAGGTGCATCCGAACGCCGCAGTGCTCACCACGAGTTACCTCGTACCGCACCTCAGCCAGCGCCGCCGGATCGCCTTCCCCAAAGCCTCCTTCAACCGTGAACTCAGCGATCAAGACTGGACGGTGCTGCTGCTGAACCCGACCGACCCAGGCTGGGGTTCCACCAGAAAGGTGCAACGGCGGCTGATCGATCAGGCTGAACGCGATGACTGGCACTGCCGGGATTGGCCCTCGGGCCTGACCCTCTGCAGATCATCGGAACCTGAGCACGCTGAACGACTCCATGGCCTCGCTTCAGACCCCAGACCCCCGTTCAGCTGA
- a CDS encoding iron uptake porin, translated as MKLFQQLLVAPAALGLLATGANAAQLNINGVAEYSSSSKDQVTSVTQFSDVYPTDWAYQALSNLVEQYGCVAGYPNGTFRGNRAMTRYEAAALLNACLDRVTEVTDQLKSLITEFEKELAMIAGKVDGLEARVGELSASQFSTTTKLKGYSAWVLGAAEGFDGDAGEAVTFNYDLRLALKTSFTGEDMLTTVLRAGNFGPSVWDEGLTFVETAMSSGGSVKIGRLYYTFPVGENLTVTAGPVVRTDDAGMYAGYATFYPSDLLLDFFTYGGAWASNNLAGAGAGVGGVYSFGDSGFSLSGNYVAWSGSESIGQDETASTSSWQLFYSGEVAEGSFLAQAGYAYAQNVGLTIGTNKAFAVEGDSRNGYSLAAAWAPADAGIIPSVSGGWSMSDPEGTDENIHGWYVGLEWSDVFVAGNSFGTAIGQAPKVEDDYNKMWEIFYKFAVSDNITVTPTYFIIDEYSGSLTGEYVHGAYLKTTFTF; from the coding sequence ATGAAGCTTTTCCAGCAATTGCTGGTGGCTCCTGCTGCCCTTGGCCTTCTGGCCACCGGTGCTAACGCCGCCCAGCTCAACATCAATGGTGTTGCTGAGTACTCCTCTTCCTCAAAGGATCAGGTCACCAGTGTCACCCAGTTTTCTGACGTTTATCCCACCGACTGGGCCTATCAGGCTTTGAGCAATTTGGTGGAGCAGTACGGCTGTGTGGCCGGCTACCCCAACGGCACCTTCCGTGGCAACCGGGCCATGACCCGCTATGAGGCTGCTGCCCTGCTGAACGCCTGCCTCGACCGCGTCACCGAGGTGACGGATCAACTTAAGAGCCTTATTACTGAGTTCGAGAAGGAACTCGCAATGATCGCCGGCAAAGTGGACGGTCTAGAGGCTCGCGTTGGGGAACTCTCAGCGTCTCAGTTCTCCACCACCACCAAGTTGAAGGGTTATTCAGCGTGGGTTCTTGGTGCTGCTGAAGGTTTCGATGGTGATGCGGGTGAAGCTGTCACCTTCAACTACGACCTTCGTCTTGCCCTTAAGACGTCCTTCACAGGCGAAGACATGCTGACCACCGTCCTGCGGGCGGGTAATTTTGGTCCCTCTGTCTGGGATGAAGGTCTGACATTTGTTGAAACTGCCATGTCATCTGGCGGCAGTGTCAAGATTGGTCGCTTGTATTACACCTTCCCAGTTGGTGAGAACCTGACCGTAACGGCTGGTCCTGTGGTGCGGACAGATGATGCTGGTATGTACGCCGGCTATGCAACCTTCTATCCTTCCGACCTGCTGCTGGACTTCTTCACCTACGGCGGTGCTTGGGCCTCCAACAACTTGGCTGGTGCTGGTGCTGGCGTGGGCGGCGTTTACTCGTTTGGTGACTCTGGCTTCTCACTTAGCGGCAACTACGTCGCTTGGAGTGGATCAGAAAGCATCGGTCAAGATGAAACTGCATCCACATCTTCTTGGCAGCTTTTCTACTCAGGTGAAGTTGCTGAAGGTAGCTTCTTGGCCCAAGCTGGTTATGCCTACGCACAAAATGTAGGCCTTACTATTGGCACCAACAAAGCTTTCGCTGTGGAAGGCGACAGCCGTAATGGTTACAGCCTTGCAGCCGCATGGGCTCCTGCAGATGCTGGCATCATTCCCTCTGTGAGTGGTGGTTGGTCAATGTCTGACCCTGAGGGCACCGATGAAAACATTCATGGCTGGTACGTTGGCCTTGAGTGGTCTGATGTGTTCGTAGCAGGCAACTCATTCGGTACAGCCATCGGCCAGGCTCCTAAGGTTGAAGATGACTACAACAAAATGTGGGAAATCTTCTACAAGTTTGCTGTATCCGACAACATCACCGTTACCCCGACCTACTTCATCATTGATGAGTATTCCGGTAGCCTCACTGGTGAATATGTTCACGGTGCTTACCTGAAGACCACCTTCACCTTCTGA
- a CDS encoding DUF2079 domain-containing protein: MASLQTPDPRSAESAQQRVHLAAALFVLIGCALQWWRMQSLTASMDQGILMQVLWNGLRGHPFESTLSSQLSTNVIHSGELPALGYHRLGQHFTPILALWIPLVGLLGKWALPMLQVVLITAAGLVLHRLAQQQLKPDLAAMVTIAFYGANAVIAPCMLSNFTDLSQLPLCVFLLLLGLERQQRWLTWAAALAIPLIREDTGVVLMGVGIWLGLRRKGRWPMAVTLILFGGGWVALSTNVLMPLFSADNAQRFMVENFGQYLEGRDQASSLEVLGLVLRQPLVLLRELVSPPGNTITYLLAQGLPLILVPFISIDSWLLMGLPLLGLLLAQGFNNPLSISIRYTYLVVPGLFAGAVLWWRSRQVLFESRRLRRIWAGAIALSCLFTVTANPNQSLSWMIPDSIQPWIYRDPVAQFRHGQRALALIQTIPDNSSVAATTGLIPHLANREVLIRFPYNDRYQNQDGQPVPVEWVAADLHNQRLFQTFRKQRKGLKRNLRQINKLSDQGYGVVAFDDDVVLLQRQAQINAGAQLAFNALSESLNF; the protein is encoded by the coding sequence ATGGCCTCGCTTCAGACCCCAGACCCCCGTTCAGCTGAGTCGGCGCAACAGCGTGTCCATCTGGCCGCAGCACTGTTCGTGCTGATCGGCTGCGCCTTGCAGTGGTGGCGCATGCAATCCCTTACAGCCTCCATGGACCAGGGCATCCTGATGCAGGTGCTCTGGAACGGCCTGCGGGGGCACCCCTTTGAAAGCACGCTCTCGTCGCAGCTGTCCACCAACGTGATCCACAGCGGTGAGCTGCCCGCCCTCGGTTACCACCGGCTCGGGCAGCACTTCACCCCAATCCTGGCGTTGTGGATTCCGCTGGTGGGGCTGCTGGGGAAATGGGCCCTTCCGATGCTGCAGGTGGTGCTGATCACCGCTGCTGGGCTCGTGCTGCACCGGTTGGCGCAACAGCAGCTCAAGCCCGACCTGGCGGCCATGGTCACCATCGCGTTCTACGGCGCCAATGCGGTGATCGCGCCCTGCATGCTCAGCAACTTCACCGATCTCAGTCAGCTGCCGTTGTGCGTGTTTCTGCTGCTGCTGGGGCTGGAGCGCCAGCAGCGCTGGCTCACATGGGCAGCCGCTCTGGCCATTCCCCTGATTCGGGAGGACACCGGCGTTGTGCTGATGGGAGTTGGGATCTGGCTGGGTCTGCGCCGTAAGGGGCGCTGGCCGATGGCCGTGACATTGATCCTGTTCGGTGGCGGATGGGTGGCCCTGTCCACCAACGTTCTGATGCCGTTGTTCAGCGCAGACAACGCCCAACGGTTCATGGTGGAGAACTTCGGGCAATACCTGGAAGGCCGCGACCAGGCCAGCAGCCTGGAGGTGCTTGGGCTGGTGCTGCGCCAGCCCCTGGTTCTGCTGCGCGAACTGGTGTCGCCACCGGGCAACACCATCACCTACCTACTGGCCCAGGGCTTACCGCTGATCCTGGTGCCCTTCATCTCGATCGACAGCTGGCTGCTGATGGGGCTGCCACTGCTGGGGTTGCTACTGGCCCAGGGCTTCAACAATCCGCTGTCCATCAGCATCCGTTACACCTATCTAGTGGTGCCGGGGCTGTTCGCTGGAGCCGTGCTCTGGTGGCGCAGCCGTCAGGTGCTGTTCGAATCTCGCCGCCTGCGCCGGATCTGGGCTGGCGCCATCGCCCTGTCCTGTTTGTTCACCGTGACGGCCAATCCAAACCAGAGCTTGTCCTGGATGATTCCAGACAGCATCCAACCTTGGATCTACCGGGATCCCGTGGCCCAGTTCCGCCATGGCCAGCGGGCCCTTGCTTTGATCCAGACCATTCCAGATAACAGCAGCGTTGCGGCCACCACGGGCCTGATCCCCCACCTGGCCAATCGTGAAGTATTGATCCGCTTTCCTTACAACGACCGTTATCAGAATCAGGACGGCCAACCCGTTCCGGTGGAATGGGTTGCGGCCGATCTCCACAACCAACGCCTGTTTCAGACGTTTCGAAAACAGCGCAAAGGTCTGAAACGCAATCTTCGACAGATCAATAAGTTGTCGGATCAGGGGTATGGCGTTGTTGCCTTCGACGATGACGTCGTCCTGCTGCAACGACAGGCCCAAATCAATGCAGGGGCACAACTGGCGTTCAATGCACTCTCTGAATCTTTGAATTTCTGA
- a CDS encoding DUF2079 domain-containing protein: protein MSPRVLRVAVLFAAVLLALQAWRSWVLLASYDQGIFQQVLWNCLQGHPFESTLSSQLSTNVIHAGELPSVDYERLGQHFTPTLLLWAPLLGLIGGAALPLVQVGLITAAGLTLHRLALGLLPERTANWLTYGFFAGNALIGPTLGNYTDLCQLPLAVFLMMLGLVERRRWWITGAALWIPLIREDTGVLLVAIGLWLLLRQRQRWPLAMALIAWGGGWVLICTSLLMPLFSDDNAKRFMVENFGQYLGDENSSSSLGMVGHALRQPLLLLQQLVDPPGQTLLYLLGHGLPFLFVPLISLDTWLLAGPSLLGLFLAQGANDPLSITIRYTLLVVPGFALGALFWWQRRPKPNPGARTRLAWGAALSLSLLLTVSSNPHRSLSFLIPDSIDPWVYSAPLRQWNHGVTARQALSVIPDDGSVAANTPLVPLLARRAVLVRFPFATGYLDRSGSSQQVDWIAVDLEQLEQYGVAFRGDWKQLRNARRWLAAHRDSHRVQAINSGVVVLQRNGIEHPDLEAALDRQLDRPLPADPRRRS from the coding sequence ATGTCCCCCCGGGTCCTGCGCGTCGCCGTTCTCTTCGCAGCCGTTCTGCTGGCGCTGCAGGCCTGGCGGTCCTGGGTGCTTCTGGCCAGTTACGACCAGGGAATCTTTCAGCAAGTGCTCTGGAACTGTCTCCAGGGTCATCCGTTTGAAAGCACCCTCTCCTCGCAGCTCTCCACGAATGTGATCCACGCCGGGGAGCTGCCTTCGGTCGATTACGAGCGGCTTGGCCAACATTTCACCCCCACTCTCCTGCTCTGGGCACCCCTTCTGGGGCTGATCGGAGGTGCCGCCCTGCCCCTGGTGCAGGTGGGACTGATCACGGCGGCTGGCCTCACATTGCATCGACTGGCCTTGGGTCTGCTGCCGGAACGCACTGCCAACTGGCTCACCTACGGCTTCTTTGCCGGCAATGCCCTGATCGGCCCCACGCTGGGGAACTACACCGACCTCTGCCAGCTGCCCCTGGCCGTGTTCCTCATGATGCTCGGCCTGGTGGAACGTCGCCGCTGGTGGATCACTGGGGCAGCCCTGTGGATCCCTTTGATTCGCGAGGACACCGGTGTGCTGCTGGTGGCTATCGGTCTGTGGCTGCTGCTGCGGCAACGGCAGCGCTGGCCATTGGCCATGGCCTTGATCGCCTGGGGTGGTGGTTGGGTGCTGATCTGCACCAGCCTGCTGATGCCGCTGTTCTCCGACGACAACGCCAAGCGGTTCATGGTGGAAAACTTCGGCCAGTACCTGGGGGACGAGAACAGCAGCTCAAGCCTCGGAATGGTGGGACACGCCCTGCGCCAGCCCCTGCTGCTGCTTCAGCAGTTGGTGGATCCACCGGGTCAAACCCTGCTGTATCTGCTCGGCCACGGCCTGCCCTTTCTGTTCGTCCCTCTCATCAGCCTCGACACCTGGCTGCTGGCGGGCCCCAGTCTGCTCGGGCTGTTTCTGGCCCAGGGGGCCAACGACCCCCTCTCGATCACCATCCGCTACACGCTGCTGGTGGTGCCGGGATTCGCCCTTGGCGCTCTGTTCTGGTGGCAGCGTCGGCCAAAACCCAACCCTGGAGCGCGAACCCGCCTGGCCTGGGGAGCTGCCCTCAGCCTCTCTCTGCTGCTGACGGTCAGCAGCAACCCTCACCGCAGCCTTTCCTTCCTGATCCCGGACAGCATTGATCCCTGGGTGTACAGCGCCCCATTGCGTCAGTGGAACCATGGCGTCACCGCTCGCCAGGCCCTGTCCGTCATCCCCGACGATGGCTCGGTGGCCGCCAATACCCCCCTGGTGCCGCTACTCGCCAGACGCGCCGTCCTCGTGCGTTTCCCATTCGCCACGGGCTATCTGGATCGATCCGGATCATCCCAGCAGGTGGACTGGATCGCCGTTGATCTCGAGCAGCTCGAGCAATACGGAGTTGCTTTCAGAGGCGACTGGAAACAGCTGCGCAACGCTCGCCGCTGGCTGGCGGCCCACCGCGACAGCCATCGGGTGCAGGCCATCAACAGTGGTGTGGTGGTGCTGCAGCGCAATGGGATTGAGCATCCCGACCTTGAAGCCGCACTCGATCGACAGCTGGATCGACCACTCCCTGCCGACCCACGTCGGCGTTCCTGA
- the psbD gene encoding photosystem II D2 protein (photosystem q(a) protein) has protein sequence MTIAVGRAPQRGWFDILDDWLKRDRFVFVGWSGILLFPTAYLAIGGWLTGTTFVTSWYTHGIASSYLEGCNFLTAAVSTPADAMGHSLLLLWGPEAQGDFVRWCQLGGLWAFVALHGAFALIGFMLRQFEIARLVGIRPYNAIAFSGPIAVFVSVFLMYPLGQSSWFFAPSFGVAAIFRFLLFLQGFHNWTLNPFHMMGVAGILGGALLCAIHGATVENTLFEDGEQANTFKAFEPTQEEETYSMVTANRFWSQIFGIAFSNKRWLHFFMLFVPVMGLWTSSIGIIGLALNLRAYDFVSQEIRAAEDPEFETFYTKNILLNEGLRAWMAPADQPHENFVFPEEVLPRGNAL, from the coding sequence ATGACGATCGCTGTAGGACGCGCGCCTCAGCGGGGATGGTTCGACATCCTCGATGACTGGCTCAAGCGCGACCGCTTCGTTTTTGTCGGCTGGTCCGGCATCCTCCTTTTCCCCACGGCCTACCTGGCCATCGGTGGCTGGCTCACAGGCACCACCTTTGTCACCTCTTGGTACACACACGGCATTGCCTCCTCGTACCTGGAAGGTTGCAACTTCCTCACCGCTGCTGTCTCCACCCCCGCTGATGCGATGGGTCACAGCCTGCTGCTGCTCTGGGGCCCTGAAGCCCAGGGCGACTTCGTTCGCTGGTGCCAGCTCGGCGGCCTCTGGGCCTTCGTGGCCCTGCACGGCGCCTTCGCACTGATCGGCTTCATGCTGCGTCAGTTCGAAATCGCTCGTCTGGTCGGCATCCGCCCGTACAACGCCATCGCCTTCTCCGGTCCGATCGCGGTGTTCGTCAGCGTCTTCCTGATGTACCCCCTCGGCCAGAGCAGCTGGTTCTTCGCGCCCTCCTTCGGTGTGGCTGCGATCTTCCGCTTCCTCCTCTTCCTCCAGGGCTTCCACAACTGGACCCTGAACCCATTCCACATGATGGGCGTCGCCGGCATCCTCGGCGGTGCACTGCTCTGCGCCATTCACGGCGCCACCGTGGAAAACACCTTGTTTGAGGACGGTGAGCAGGCCAACACCTTCAAGGCGTTTGAGCCCACTCAGGAAGAAGAGACCTATTCCATGGTCACCGCCAACCGCTTCTGGAGTCAGATCTTCGGGATCGCCTTCTCCAACAAGCGCTGGCTGCACTTCTTCATGCTGTTCGTGCCTGTGATGGGTCTGTGGACCAGCTCCATTGGCATCATCGGCTTGGCCCTCAACCTGCGCGCCTACGACTTCGTGTCGCAGGAAATCCGCGCTGCAGAAGATCCCGAATTCGAGACCTTCTACACCAAGAACATCCTTCTGAATGAAGGTCTGCGTGCCTGGATGGCACCGGCTGACCAGCCGCACGAAAACTTCGTCTTCCCTGAAGAGGTTCTGCCCCGCGGCAACGCCCTCTGA
- a CDS encoding response regulator transcription factor — translation MKPCILLIEDDQDMRDLVSGHLEHSGFDVQRADDGIKGQALALQYTPDLILLDLMLPKVDGLTLCQRLRRDDRTSGIPILMLTALGGTKDKVSGFNSGADDYLTKPFDLEELQARVKALLRRSDRAPVGSSNHNEILSYGPLTLVPERFEAIWFDTPVRLTHLEFELLHCLLQRHGQTVAPSLILKEVWGYEPDDDIETIRVHVRHLRTKLEPDPRKPRFIKTVYGAGYCLELPIGGELDDLQDVVAIARNERNQDSERASA, via the coding sequence ATGAAGCCTTGCATCCTGTTGATCGAAGACGACCAGGACATGCGCGACCTGGTGAGCGGCCATTTGGAGCACAGTGGCTTTGACGTTCAACGGGCCGATGACGGCATCAAGGGCCAGGCCCTTGCGCTCCAGTACACCCCGGATCTGATCCTGCTGGACCTCATGCTGCCCAAAGTCGATGGCCTGACCCTCTGTCAGCGCCTGCGCCGCGATGACCGCACCTCCGGCATCCCGATCCTGATGCTCACGGCCCTCGGCGGCACCAAGGACAAGGTCAGTGGGTTCAACTCAGGCGCCGACGACTACCTCACCAAGCCCTTTGATCTGGAAGAGCTGCAGGCGCGGGTGAAGGCACTCCTCCGCCGCAGTGATCGTGCTCCCGTGGGCTCGAGCAACCACAACGAAATCCTCAGTTACGGACCGCTCACCCTTGTTCCTGAGCGGTTTGAAGCGATCTGGTTCGACACCCCGGTGCGACTCACCCACCTGGAATTCGAACTGCTCCACTGCCTGTTGCAACGCCACGGACAGACCGTCGCTCCATCCCTGATTCTCAAAGAGGTCTGGGGCTACGAACCGGACGACGACATCGAAACCATTCGTGTTCACGTGCGTCATCTGCGCACCAAACTTGAACCTGACCCGCGCAAGCCACGCTTCATCAAGACCGTGTACGGAGCCGGCTACTGCCTTGAGTTGCCGATCGGTGGCGAGCTGGACGACCTTCAAGATGTTGTTGCCATCGCCCGCAATGAGCGCAATCAAGACAGTGAACGGGCCAGCGCCTGA
- a CDS encoding ArnT family glycosyltransferase — MPLLLWLLTLMLWLPGLGNLPLRDWDEGRVATVARSSTNLLPMKWQQPYLNKPPGLHAPMGQLIRAHGEQDALVRLLPALLSTLAVPLIVLIRRDLNGPDRHRRALLAGVVLMTLLPMARHGRLAMLDGTLVSCSLLLWWSWIRGRQHPLAALSAGIAGSGVLLLKPPALLGLGLIALVVGGRNSWPRWRGWIGLSLGLLPGLSWHLWHWSVRGDDALLMWGGQGLARITSSVGDGHGWWTPWVEVLEGGWPWLLLLPIGLHWAWRQRHNSAGRWELGLLLGSAALVLPLRTQLPWYSHLLWPPLALLCAEGLAQLLDSGAPRWVGRCWQVLGLGLSLAGLGTLVIREPQLPSLSLLLAGFGLLAGGQAIRHPQPQRRRRGLAILVIAWGLALLALWHSRLWLWELNESWDPRPVAAQVRTLPADASVWLKGPTRPSLGWYAGRNLLQYRKSEPPKGPYWLVSNKPMPGCLPSQDPARGEWQLWKCQ; from the coding sequence ATGCCACTGCTGCTCTGGCTGCTCACGCTGATGCTCTGGCTGCCGGGTCTGGGCAACCTGCCGCTGCGCGACTGGGATGAAGGGCGCGTGGCCACGGTGGCCCGCTCCAGCACCAACCTGCTGCCGATGAAATGGCAGCAGCCCTACCTCAACAAACCCCCCGGTCTTCACGCCCCCATGGGCCAGCTGATCCGTGCCCACGGAGAGCAGGACGCCCTGGTGCGACTGCTGCCGGCCCTGCTCTCCACGCTGGCGGTCCCCCTGATCGTGCTAATACGCAGGGATCTCAACGGTCCCGACCGGCACCGCCGGGCCCTGCTGGCGGGGGTGGTGTTAATGACCCTGCTGCCCATGGCCCGTCACGGCCGGCTGGCGATGTTGGACGGCACGCTGGTGAGTTGCAGCCTGCTGCTGTGGTGGAGCTGGATCCGGGGCCGTCAGCATCCCCTGGCTGCTCTGAGCGCAGGGATCGCCGGCAGTGGCGTGTTGCTGCTGAAACCACCGGCACTGCTGGGGTTGGGCCTGATCGCCCTGGTTGTGGGCGGCCGCAACAGCTGGCCGCGCTGGCGCGGCTGGATCGGCCTCAGCCTGGGACTGCTGCCCGGACTGAGCTGGCATCTCTGGCACTGGAGTGTGCGCGGCGACGATGCGCTGCTTATGTGGGGCGGCCAGGGACTGGCCCGGATCACCAGCAGCGTCGGCGATGGCCACGGCTGGTGGACCCCATGGGTGGAGGTGCTGGAAGGTGGTTGGCCCTGGCTGCTGCTGCTGCCCATCGGTCTGCACTGGGCCTGGCGGCAACGCCACAACAGCGCCGGGCGCTGGGAACTGGGGCTGCTCCTCGGCAGTGCCGCCCTGGTGCTGCCGCTCCGCACCCAGTTGCCCTGGTACAGCCACCTGCTCTGGCCGCCTCTGGCCCTGCTCTGCGCCGAAGGGCTGGCTCAACTGCTCGACTCCGGGGCGCCCCGCTGGGTGGGCCGGTGCTGGCAGGTTCTCGGCCTTGGACTGAGCCTGGCTGGATTGGGCACGTTGGTGATCCGCGAGCCACAACTGCCGAGCCTCAGCCTGCTGCTGGCGGGGTTCGGGCTGTTGGCTGGAGGCCAAGCCATCAGACATCCCCAGCCCCAGCGGCGGCGACGCGGGCTGGCGATCCTGGTGATCGCCTGGGGCCTGGCGCTGCTGGCCCTTTGGCACAGCCGCCTCTGGCTGTGGGAGCTGAATGAAAGCTGGGATCCACGGCCTGTGGCCGCTCAGGTGCGAACACTGCCGGCCGATGCGTCCGTTTGGCTGAAGGGGCCCACCCGGCCGTCCCTCGGCTGGTATGCGGGCCGAAACCTGCTGCAGTACCGCAAGAGTGAGCCACCCAAGGGGCCCTACTGGCTGGTGAGCAACAAGCCGATGCCGGGCTGCCTGCCGAGCCAGGACCCGGCCAGAGGTGAATGGCAGCTGTGGAAATGCCAATGA
- a CDS encoding ABC transporter ATP-binding protein: MRRLLRRAAASAPASPLTPETATAELRITGLSHRWANGQTVLDDCNLVIPKPGLWMLVGCNGSGKSTLFRLIAGLIEPQSGSISTDHQSALVFQNPDHQLLLPSCSSDLLLGMDQGLGNSERRERIRLRLEELGLAGLERRPIHALSGGQKQRLAIAGALASEASLLLLDEPTALLDPDSQSSVLAAVQELCRRPEAPLTALWITHRLEELTCADGAAEMRAGRIGPWMSGIKLQRRLQHGSSDR, from the coding sequence ATGAGAAGACTGCTGCGACGGGCGGCAGCAAGCGCCCCGGCTTCTCCTTTGACTCCTGAGACCGCGACCGCTGAGCTTCGGATCACAGGCCTGAGCCATAGGTGGGCCAATGGTCAGACTGTTCTTGACGATTGCAATCTCGTCATCCCGAAGCCTGGTCTCTGGATGCTGGTTGGCTGCAACGGCAGTGGCAAAAGCACCCTGTTTCGCCTGATCGCAGGGCTGATCGAACCGCAATCCGGATCGATCAGCACCGACCATCAATCGGCTCTGGTATTTCAGAACCCGGATCATCAACTGCTCCTGCCGAGCTGCAGCAGCGATCTGTTGCTGGGCATGGATCAAGGCCTCGGCAACAGCGAACGCCGCGAACGCATCCGACTGCGGCTGGAGGAACTAGGACTGGCAGGCCTGGAGCGCCGACCGATCCATGCCCTCAGTGGTGGCCAGAAACAGAGACTGGCCATTGCCGGAGCCCTGGCCAGCGAGGCGAGCCTGCTGTTGCTGGATGAACCGACGGCTTTGCTCGATCCAGACAGTCAGTCCAGCGTGCTCGCCGCCGTTCAGGAGCTCTGCCGACGACCAGAAGCCCCCCTCACAGCGCTGTGGATCACCCACCGGCTTGAGGAACTGACCTGTGCCGATGGCGCAGCGGAGATGCGTGCGGGGCGTATTGGTCCGTGGATGTCAGGAATAAAACTGCAACGACGCTTGCAGCACGGGAGCTCTGACAGGTAA